Proteins encoded within one genomic window of Sphaerotilus montanus:
- a CDS encoding Lrp/AsnC family transcriptional regulator, with amino-acid sequence MTPRETMPLDAIDLRLLDELQRDAARSNQALADAVHVSAATALRRIKRMADAGVIERTVAVLSPEALGHGLTAIAEVTLDTQSVERLSAFEARAVADAAVQQCYRTQGGPDFVLVAQVADMPAYQAMAQRLFTSDANVRNVRCFFSVHRAKCGLQIALPRPVSPGAAGA; translated from the coding sequence ATGACACCCCGCGAAACGATGCCGCTGGACGCCATCGATCTGCGCCTGCTGGACGAACTGCAGCGCGACGCCGCGCGCTCGAACCAGGCGCTGGCCGATGCGGTGCATGTCTCGGCCGCCACCGCCCTGCGCCGCATCAAGCGGATGGCGGACGCCGGGGTGATCGAACGCACCGTCGCCGTGCTGTCGCCCGAGGCGCTGGGCCACGGGCTGACGGCCATCGCCGAGGTGACGCTGGACACGCAGTCGGTCGAGCGGTTGTCGGCCTTCGAGGCCCGCGCTGTAGCGGACGCGGCCGTGCAGCAGTGCTACCGCACCCAGGGCGGGCCGGACTTCGTGCTGGTCGCGCAGGTGGCCGACATGCCGGCCTACCAGGCGATGGCGCAGCGGCTGTTCACCAGCGACGCCAATGTGCGCAACGTGCGCTGCTTCTTCAGCGTGCACCGCGCGAAATGCGGGCTGCAGATCGCGCTGCCCAGGCCGGTCAGTCCCGGCGCAGCAGGCGCTTGA
- the glmU gene encoding bifunctional UDP-N-acetylglucosamine diphosphorylase/glucosamine-1-phosphate N-acetyltransferase GlmU, which translates to MLLDVVIMAAGKGTRMKSARPKVLHALAGRPLLQHVLEMGAGLGAERLITITGHGAELVESTMRAALPAAPLAFVRQEPQLGTGHAVQQAVPELPEAGTTLILNGDVPLIRAQTAQALIDACGGEKLVLLTVQLDDPTGYGRIVREGEQVRAIVEHKDATPAQRAIREGYTGMMAAPTAHLKRWLSRLKNDNAQKEYYLTDIVEMAVADGVPVVATLASSETEVLGVNSPLQLAQLERRFQAQQAEALLEAGVRMADPARFDLRGTLACGRDVSIDVNCVFEGTVTLGDDVSIGANCCLRNVTIGAGTVLQPFTHIDGEALGVEIGAGVQIGPFARLRPGAKLGDEVHIGNFVEVKNSTMARGAKANHLAYLGDAVVGERVNYGAGSITANYDGANKHRTTIEADVHIGSNCVLVAPVTIGAGSTVGAGSTISKDVAAGQLAVARGRQTSLSGWTRPVKAPKK; encoded by the coding sequence ATGTTGCTCGACGTTGTGATCATGGCCGCTGGCAAGGGCACGCGGATGAAATCCGCCCGCCCCAAGGTGCTGCATGCGCTGGCAGGTCGCCCGCTATTGCAGCACGTCCTGGAAATGGGTGCAGGGCTCGGGGCTGAACGCCTGATCACCATCACCGGACACGGTGCCGAACTCGTCGAAAGCACGATGCGCGCCGCGCTGCCCGCCGCCCCGCTGGCCTTCGTGCGCCAGGAGCCGCAGCTCGGCACCGGCCACGCCGTGCAGCAGGCCGTGCCCGAACTGCCCGAGGCCGGCACCACCCTGATCCTCAACGGCGACGTGCCGCTGATCCGCGCCCAGACGGCGCAGGCGCTCATCGACGCCTGCGGCGGCGAGAAGCTGGTGCTGCTGACCGTGCAGCTGGACGACCCGACCGGCTACGGCCGCATCGTGCGCGAAGGCGAGCAGGTCCGCGCCATCGTCGAGCACAAGGACGCCACACCCGCACAGCGCGCCATCCGCGAGGGCTACACCGGCATGATGGCCGCGCCCACCGCGCACCTGAAGCGCTGGCTGTCGCGCCTGAAGAACGACAACGCGCAGAAGGAGTACTACCTGACCGACATCGTCGAGATGGCCGTGGCCGACGGCGTGCCGGTGGTGGCCACGCTGGCGTCGAGCGAGACCGAGGTGCTCGGCGTCAACAGCCCGCTGCAGCTCGCGCAGCTGGAGCGCCGCTTCCAGGCGCAGCAGGCCGAGGCCCTGCTCGAAGCCGGCGTGCGCATGGCCGACCCGGCGCGCTTCGACCTGCGCGGCACGCTCGCCTGCGGCCGGGACGTGTCGATCGACGTCAACTGCGTCTTCGAAGGCACGGTCACGCTGGGCGATGACGTGTCCATCGGTGCCAACTGCTGCCTGCGCAACGTGACCATCGGCGCCGGCACCGTGCTGCAGCCGTTCACGCACATCGACGGCGAAGCGCTCGGCGTCGAGATCGGCGCGGGCGTGCAGATCGGTCCGTTCGCCCGCCTGCGCCCCGGCGCGAAGCTGGGCGACGAGGTCCACATCGGCAACTTCGTCGAGGTCAAGAACTCCACGATGGCCCGCGGCGCCAAGGCCAACCACCTCGCCTACCTGGGCGACGCGGTGGTCGGCGAGCGCGTCAACTACGGCGCCGGCAGCATCACCGCCAACTACGACGGCGCCAACAAGCACCGCACCACCATCGAGGCCGATGTCCACATCGGCTCCAACTGCGTGCTGGTCGCGCCGGTGACCATCGGGGCCGGCTCGACCGTGGGCGCGGGCTCGACCATCAGCAAGGACGTCGCCGCCGGACAGCTCGCCGTGGCCCGTGGACGCCAGACCAGCCTGAGCGGCTGGACCCGTCCGGTGAAGGCGCCCAAGAAGTGA
- the glmS gene encoding glutamine--fructose-6-phosphate transaminase (isomerizing), with protein MCGIVGAVSQRNIVPILLQGLQRLEYRGYDSCGVAVHQGGQLRRSRSTSRVAELDAMVLQDGIEGLVGIAHTRWATHGVPAVHNAHPHFSHGPGFDAKSAKAGRIALVHNGIIENHDELRAELKARGYEFTSQTDTEVIAHLIDSLYQGDLFDAVQSALPQLRGAYAIAVFCQEEPLRVVGAREGSPLVLGVGKGENFLASDAMALAGVTDQIVYLEEGDVVDLQQGKYWITGKGDGGARVRIDRPVKTVNAHSGAAELGPYRHYMQKEIFEQPRAIADTLEGVEGIAPDLFGDDAAEVFSQIDKVLILACGTSSYSGMTAKYWLESIAKIPCQVEIASEYRYRDSVPDPKTLVVTISQSGETADTLAALKHARAQGMEQTLTICNVSTSAMVRECKLSFITHAGAEIGVASTKAFSTQLVALFLLTLVLAKQRGHLPETGEVAALRNLRHLPAAVQSVLALEPQIIAWAELFTPKQNALFLGRGRHYPIALEGALKLKEISYIHAEAYPAGELKHGPLALVDAAMPVVTIAPNDQLLEKLKSNMQEVRARGGELFVFADADTRIENEPGVHVIRMPEHYGALSPILHVVPLQMLAYHTACARGTDVDKPRNLAKSVTVE; from the coding sequence ATGTGCGGAATCGTCGGCGCCGTCAGTCAGCGCAACATCGTCCCCATCCTGCTCCAGGGTCTGCAGCGCCTCGAGTACCGTGGTTATGACTCCTGCGGCGTTGCCGTGCACCAGGGCGGCCAGCTGCGCCGCTCGCGCAGCACCTCGCGCGTGGCCGAGCTGGACGCCATGGTCCTGCAGGACGGCATCGAAGGCCTCGTCGGCATCGCCCACACCCGCTGGGCCACCCACGGCGTGCCGGCCGTCCACAACGCCCACCCGCACTTCAGCCACGGCCCCGGCTTCGATGCCAAGAGCGCCAAGGCCGGCCGCATCGCGCTGGTCCACAACGGCATCATCGAGAACCACGACGAACTGCGTGCCGAGCTGAAGGCCCGCGGCTACGAGTTCACCAGCCAGACCGACACCGAGGTCATTGCCCACCTGATCGACTCGCTCTACCAGGGCGACCTGTTCGACGCGGTGCAGAGCGCGCTGCCGCAGCTGCGCGGCGCCTACGCGATCGCGGTGTTCTGCCAGGAAGAGCCGCTGCGCGTCGTCGGCGCGCGTGAAGGCTCGCCGCTGGTGCTGGGCGTGGGCAAGGGCGAGAACTTCCTCGCCTCGGACGCGATGGCGCTGGCCGGCGTGACCGACCAGATCGTCTACCTGGAAGAAGGCGACGTGGTCGACCTGCAGCAGGGCAAGTACTGGATCACCGGCAAGGGTGATGGCGGCGCCCGCGTACGCATCGACCGCCCGGTCAAGACCGTCAACGCCCACAGCGGCGCGGCCGAACTGGGCCCGTACCGCCACTACATGCAGAAGGAAATCTTCGAGCAGCCGCGCGCCATCGCCGACACGCTCGAAGGCGTCGAGGGCATTGCCCCGGACCTGTTCGGCGACGACGCGGCCGAGGTGTTCAGCCAGATCGACAAGGTGCTGATCCTCGCCTGCGGCACCAGCTCGTATTCGGGCATGACCGCCAAGTACTGGCTGGAAAGCATCGCCAAGATCCCGTGCCAGGTCGAGATCGCCAGCGAATACCGCTACCGCGACAGCGTGCCGGACCCGAAGACGCTGGTCGTCACCATCAGCCAGAGCGGCGAGACCGCCGACACGCTGGCCGCGCTGAAACACGCCCGCGCCCAGGGCATGGAGCAGACGCTGACCATCTGCAACGTCTCGACCAGCGCGATGGTGCGCGAGTGCAAGCTGTCGTTCATCACGCACGCCGGGGCGGAAATCGGCGTGGCCTCGACCAAGGCGTTCTCGACGCAGCTGGTGGCGCTGTTCCTGCTGACGCTGGTGCTGGCCAAGCAGCGCGGGCACCTGCCGGAAACGGGCGAAGTCGCCGCGCTGCGCAACCTGCGCCACCTGCCGGCCGCCGTGCAGTCGGTGCTGGCGCTGGAGCCGCAGATCATCGCGTGGGCCGAGCTGTTCACGCCGAAGCAGAACGCGCTGTTCCTGGGCCGTGGCCGCCACTACCCGATCGCGCTGGAAGGCGCCCTGAAGCTCAAGGAAATCAGCTACATCCACGCCGAGGCCTACCCGGCCGGCGAGCTGAAGCACGGCCCGCTGGCGCTGGTGGACGCGGCCATGCCGGTCGTCACCATCGCGCCGAATGACCAGTTGCTGGAGAAGCTCAAGAGCAACATGCAGGAAGTCCGTGCGCGCGGCGGCGAGCTGTTCGTCTTCGCCGATGCCGACACGCGCATCGAGAACGAGCCGGGCGTCCACGTCATCCGCATGCCGGAGCACTACGGCGCGCTGAGCCCGATCCTGCACGTCGTGCCGCTGCAGATGCTGGCGTATCACACGGCGTGTGCGCGGGGGACGGATGTGGACAAGCCGCGGAATCTGGCGAAGAGCGTCACGGTGGAGTGA